The Streptomyces pactum genome contains a region encoding:
- a CDS encoding DUF1996 domain-containing protein has product MPRRSKVLSGTLVASALLLISIGVGGLAVNAGAATPPVHAGHAMAAPTASSPEDPDGDGYIPANPPVTGVTPSTEEPPHRYFHEFQANCAVSHTKPDDPIVYPQQPGKSHDHTFMGNTTTDANSTTASLDAGSTTCLAPGDRSAYWMPTMYDGDRPVLPVGPQVIYYKAGVTDYTSVRPFPKGLRYVVGSPMQSAQEFRDHPGFVEGWECGDSFFNTDFPADCPERQDVQVNIRFQAPSCWDGKNLDTPDHKSHMAYPVVNPGTNNNICPAGHPVALPMIEFKMAFPVNGDLSQVRLASGASYSFHYDFFNAWDEPTLGALVGHCIVGGLQCDARGYDQTHPEAGAALNEQYELP; this is encoded by the coding sequence ATGCCACGGAGATCGAAAGTCCTGTCCGGCACCCTCGTCGCAAGCGCGCTGCTTCTGATTTCGATCGGCGTCGGCGGCCTCGCCGTGAACGCCGGTGCCGCGACACCGCCCGTGCACGCCGGCCACGCCATGGCGGCACCCACCGCATCCTCGCCCGAGGACCCGGACGGCGACGGCTACATCCCCGCGAATCCGCCGGTCACCGGCGTCACCCCGTCCACCGAGGAGCCCCCGCACCGCTACTTCCACGAGTTCCAGGCCAACTGCGCGGTCAGCCACACCAAGCCGGACGACCCGATCGTCTACCCGCAGCAGCCCGGCAAGTCGCACGACCACACGTTCATGGGCAACACGACGACCGACGCGAACAGCACCACCGCCTCGCTCGACGCGGGGAGCACCACCTGCCTCGCACCCGGCGACCGGTCGGCGTACTGGATGCCGACCATGTACGACGGCGATCGCCCGGTACTGCCGGTCGGCCCGCAGGTCATCTACTACAAGGCCGGTGTCACCGACTACACCAGCGTGCGGCCCTTCCCGAAGGGGCTGCGCTACGTCGTCGGCAGCCCGATGCAGAGCGCCCAGGAGTTCCGCGACCACCCGGGCTTCGTCGAGGGCTGGGAGTGCGGCGACAGCTTCTTCAACACCGACTTCCCGGCCGACTGCCCCGAGCGCCAGGACGTCCAGGTCAACATCCGTTTCCAGGCACCCAGTTGCTGGGACGGGAAGAACCTGGACACGCCCGACCACAAGAGTCACATGGCGTATCCGGTGGTCAACCCCGGGACCAACAACAACATCTGCCCGGCCGGCCACCCGGTCGCCCTGCCGATGATCGAGTTCAAGATGGCCTTCCCGGTCAACGGCGACCTCTCACAGGTACGACTGGCCAGTGGCGCGAGCTACTCGTTCCACTACGACTTCTTCAACGCCTGGGACGAGCCGACCCTCGGGGCACTGGTCGGCCACTGCATCGTCGGTGGCCTGCAGTGCGACGCGCGCGGCTACGACCAGACCCACCCGGAGGCCGGAGCAGCGCTGAACGAGCAGTACGAACTGCCCTGA